A single window of Zea mays cultivar B73 chromosome 10, Zm-B73-REFERENCE-NAM-5.0, whole genome shotgun sequence DNA harbors:
- the LOC100281529 gene encoding KANADI-like transcription factor FEATHERED, producing the protein MELFPSQPDLSLQIGLPASATPHDHHHGAALSARFLAAAAGGGGNGIPGNPAVAMAPSLQLPMPMPLPMPMPMPPNAAAAAGAAGGLYYHPDAAAMLRPIRGVPLYQHPHTHAVPPTFPPHAAGAAGPCFCEPCHVAAGAWRRAGCGVGTRVVAGFPTAAKRAARAPRMRWTSTLHARFVHAVELLGGHERATPKSVLELMDVKDLTLAHVKSHLQMYRTVKNTERPAASSDLADGFENGSAGEICDDNSLDLHGAGRPESGAARHGRLAACNDHGSSTGAHGALWNSSSREDWTGFPSESNTGRMSMHSRSLKDQTMQSKSLEILSDMNSSCVSETTSCASELNLEFTLGPRIRH; encoded by the exons ATGGAGCTCTTCCCCTCCCAGCCGGACCTCTCCCTCCAGATCGGCCTCCCCGCCAGCGCCACGCCGCACGACCACCACCACGGCGCCGCCCTCAGCGCCAGGTTCCTCGCGGCAGCCGCAGGCGGCGGTGGCAACGGGATCCCTGGCAACCCGGCGGTGGCCATGGCGCCGTCGCTGCAGCTGCCCATGCCGATGCCGCTGCCAATGCCGATGCCGATGCCCcccaacgccgccgccgccgcgggggcCGCCGGCGGCCTTTACTACCACCCCGACGCCGCCGCCATGCTGCGGCCCATACGCGGGGTGCCGCTGTACCAGCACCCGCACACGCACGCGGTGCCGCCGACGTTCCCGCCGCACGCGGCGGGGGCGGCGGGCCCGTGCTTCTGCGAGCCTTGCCACGTCGCCGCGGGCGCCTGGCGCCGCGCCGGGTGCGGCGTCGGGACGCGCGTCGTCGCCGGGTTCCCCACGGCGGCCAAGCGCGCCGCCAGGGCGCCGCGCATGCGCTGGACGTCCACGCTCCACGCGCGCTTCGTGCACGCCGTCGAGCTCCTCGGCGGCCACGAAA GGGCAACACCCAAGTCAGTTCTTGAGCTCATGGACGTGAAGGATCTCACCCTGGCTCATGTCAAGTCTCACTTGCAG ATGTACAGGACCGTGAAGAACACCGAAAGGCCGGCAGCTTCGTCAG ATCTAGCTGATGGGTTCGAGAACGGGTCGGCAGGCGAGATCTGCGACGACAACTCGCTCGATCTGCACGGCGCCGGCAGGCCAGAGTCGGGGGCGGCGCGGCATGGAAGGTTAGCTGCCTGTAACGATCATGGGAGCAGCACCGGTGCTCATGGTGCCCTCTGGAATAGCTCCTCAAG GGAAGACTGGACCGGCTTTCCCAGCGAGTCCAACACCGGGCGCATGAGCATGCATTCTCGATCTCTCAAG GATCAGACGATGCAGTCCAAGAGCCTGGAGATCCTCTCGGACATGAACTCCTCCTGCGTGTCGGAGACGACGTCGTGTGCCAGCGAGTTGAACCTGGAGTTCACCCTAGGCCCACGCATCAGGCACTAG
- the LOC100281529 gene encoding KANADI-like transcription factor FEATHERED isoform X1 encodes MELFPSQPDLSLQIGLPASATPHDHHHGAALSARFLAAAAGGGGNGIPGNPAVAMAPSLQLPMPMPLPMPMPMPPNAAAAAGAAGGLYYHPDAAAMLRPIRGVPLYQHPHTHAVPPTFPPHAAGAAGPCFCEPCHVAAGAWRRAGCGVGTRVVAGFPTAAKRAARAPRMRWTSTLHARFVHAVELLGGHERATPKSVLELMDVKDLTLAHVKSHLQMYRTVKNTERPAASSDLADGFENGSAGEICDDNSLDLHGAGRPESGAARHGREDWTGFPSESNTGRMSMHSRSLKDQTMQSKSLEILSDMNSSCVSETTSCASELNLEFTLGPRIRH; translated from the exons ATGGAGCTCTTCCCCTCCCAGCCGGACCTCTCCCTCCAGATCGGCCTCCCCGCCAGCGCCACGCCGCACGACCACCACCACGGCGCCGCCCTCAGCGCCAGGTTCCTCGCGGCAGCCGCAGGCGGCGGTGGCAACGGGATCCCTGGCAACCCGGCGGTGGCCATGGCGCCGTCGCTGCAGCTGCCCATGCCGATGCCGCTGCCAATGCCGATGCCGATGCCCcccaacgccgccgccgccgcgggggcCGCCGGCGGCCTTTACTACCACCCCGACGCCGCCGCCATGCTGCGGCCCATACGCGGGGTGCCGCTGTACCAGCACCCGCACACGCACGCGGTGCCGCCGACGTTCCCGCCGCACGCGGCGGGGGCGGCGGGCCCGTGCTTCTGCGAGCCTTGCCACGTCGCCGCGGGCGCCTGGCGCCGCGCCGGGTGCGGCGTCGGGACGCGCGTCGTCGCCGGGTTCCCCACGGCGGCCAAGCGCGCCGCCAGGGCGCCGCGCATGCGCTGGACGTCCACGCTCCACGCGCGCTTCGTGCACGCCGTCGAGCTCCTCGGCGGCCACGAAA GGGCAACACCCAAGTCAGTTCTTGAGCTCATGGACGTGAAGGATCTCACCCTGGCTCATGTCAAGTCTCACTTGCAG ATGTACAGGACCGTGAAGAACACCGAAAGGCCGGCAGCTTCGTCAG ATCTAGCTGATGGGTTCGAGAACGGGTCGGCAGGCGAGATCTGCGACGACAACTCGCTCGATCTGCACGGCGCCGGCAGGCCAGAGTCGGGGGCGGCGCGGCATGGAAG GGAAGACTGGACCGGCTTTCCCAGCGAGTCCAACACCGGGCGCATGAGCATGCATTCTCGATCTCTCAAG GATCAGACGATGCAGTCCAAGAGCCTGGAGATCCTCTCGGACATGAACTCCTCCTGCGTGTCGGAGACGACGTCGTGTGCCAGCGAGTTGAACCTGGAGTTCACCCTAGGCCCACGCATCAGGCACTAG